attgatcttaTTAAACTATGAAACCATATATAAATAGTGTGAGCAATCTTTGACGTTTCTATGGTAAGACTTAGTCCAGGAACAATCAGATCGAAACAcatgtactaaataaataattatctgaCTTAACTcaatacattacatacattaaaagaaatagacaataataattaaaataattttataaaataacacaaatacaatGAGTGACAAGAAAGGATTTGAAGTGAAGATACAGTTCTGATGGACAGTAACAAAGGATTGGAAGTGCTTTTATCAAAAAGGCTAAATCAACAAGAAGCTTTCTGTtgttggtttaaagtaaaaaggataacaatattgtttgtcaGTGAACGCCTTCATTTTATCCTTTATAAAGCTTCTGAGTTTTCTCTTTCCGAGAATTATACTGTGCTTCACTTCACGTAACTCCATTTctggaaaaactttattttaagttaaGTGGTATGCTTTCAGAATAATGATGTAGCTACGCGGGTTTTAAATTTTCGAAATGGGCTAAACGCAATAGCAAGTTTTCCATTCTATAAAACACTCACATAATTAAGACAAAGTCTAATGTTTAAAAGAAATGGAACATATTTACTATAAAGCTCTATtattaaattccaaataaaatctCTGCAAACTCAAAAACGTAACACCTAGAATAGTTTTTAGTACACTACAATTGAAATCAGCTgggacaaaaaaatattttttttaatacttaaaacaacTGAACCCTTATCGTTACGTGAATGCTCCAATATAATATCTCAGAATAACATAGTTTAGTGCATTGCTTTGTAGACTGAGGATAAATTCAAGTTCTACGTTCCTACCTCAATTAATATCTTGCGTGATAGTTTTTAGATTGCATCTTTTTACATCCAAACTGTAACTCAAGGTCTAAAATCAcgatttatgttttttagtttttcttgtcaTTACAACCTAATTTATTCATTCCAagttttagatattaaattaatggTAATAGTTGTATTGATATACGTGGTATATATTCTTatgatagttatattttaatttgtgtttttaacattAAGTTGTGTAAAAACATATTGTGTTCTGAAACTTTCgtataacttaaattttactgTGCAatgatactaaaatatattttgtgtgttttaataatgtttatttaataataatgacttttaatgtaaattaataataacctaTCTTTTTTCTCCTGAAAttccatgttttaataaaatgttagttgcatttttcaaaattttgttgtagTTACATGTAACAAAGCACGTTTTTGTTAGCTTTGTTTATATTGCATGTAGTAATTctgtaattaacaaatttttcaactttcaatgttattttagttAGTTTAGATGGTAAAATTTAGGCATTTGCAATGCAAGTAaatcaaatatgttatttattctatgtgtaatatacaaaaatattattcattattttatattggtatCATGCAGTAAGCAGAAGATTGGAGGAGCTGAATACTTTGCAGACAATGGTGTTTATATAGACCTTCTCAAGAGAGTAACTTATAGAACTGTGGCGTCAACGATTCGTATAATTTTGTTGCTATTGTCAACAATCGCAAAGTCCTGCCGGCAGCTGGCCACATCACTCAAGATATCCACGCTAGGCAGCAGCTCCAGGCTTATCTCCGTCCGACAACCAACGATCTCCGACGACAGAATGTCTGTCCTTTGCCGGACCATCCATCATCTCCGGCAACGTCCCGTCACGGAGCACTGCCGCCTGGCCGTCGCTCACCTGGAGCTCCAGACCCTCCACCTGATCCTCCGTCGCCTGGGGTGCCACCTGGCTCTCCTGCCGAGCTTCCTGACCACCTCACAGCCTGGCAGCGTCAGTGGCTGCCCCGATTCATCCCTGGGACCCCATGGGATGAGTTCATCGTGGCTCTGGATGAGATGACGGCCTCATTCTCGACGGCACCGCAGCCCGCAAATCCACCTAGGCTTCCTCGTCGCCGTGCTGCTGCTGCACCGCGTGACAACCGCCGGGACGTCAGGGAGGCCGCCAGGCTCCAGCGCCTCTACCGACGGGCTCCTCGGAAGGCGATGAGGGAAGTTTTAGGCTCCTCATCGCCATTTTGTTCCATCCCTGAGGAGACCATTAAGCGACACTTTGAGGCTTCTTATACCTTCCGTCTCTTCAAGAGACGGATATGCCGGTGTCCCCCCGCCGAATTGCCTGGTCCCTCCCGCTCTGCACCCCCCGCCACTGCTTGACTCTGCACTACCTGAGGTGGTCTCCCTCCTGCTGAGGAAGGCCTCCAATACTGCCCCTGGCCCTGATGGGGTACGTTATAACGTGTGGCGCCGTAGAGACTCGACAGGACACGTGCTGGCGGCGGTCTTCAACCTCTGCATCGCCGCCAGACGATTCCCGCCATCTTGGAAGTCCTCCTCTACGGTGTTAATACACAAGAAGGACAACCATGGCGACATTAACAACTGGCGTCCCATCGCCCTTTCCAACACTGCGGGGAAGCTCCTCTGCAGTCTCCTGGCGGATCGTCTCTCCAGGTGGGCCTCCGACAACAATCTCATTTCTGGGGCTCAGAAGGGGTTCACCCCAGCGGAGGGCTGCCTGGAACATAACTTCATTCTCCAGGAACTCCTCGATGACGCAAGGCGGCGTGGGAAGGAGCTCTGCGTGGCGTGGTTGGACCTCGCCAACGCCTTCGGCAGTGTCCCCCACTCCGCCCTCCTCGCCGCGCTCCGCTCCGCGGGGCTCTCGCAAGACCAGCTGCGCTTCATCGAGGACTTGTACCAGGGGAGCTCTACTTCCATTCGCCACTCCAGATGATCGACTGACCCCATCGCCTTTGGAGCTGGAGTTCGCCAGGGCTGCCCACTCTCCCCCATCCTCTTCAACCTGGTGATGGAGTACCTGATTCGGCCGCTCACTGCACTGGAGGACCAAAATGGAGCAGTACTTCACGGCACCAGCGTCAGCGTCCTGGCATACGCTGATGATCTCGCCCTTGTGGCGAGGTCGGAGGCGTCTCTTCAGGCTCTGCTGGACGTCGTCATTCCAGCTGCGACGTGGGTTGGACTCCGCTTCAAGCCCACCAAGTGTGCCACGCTCCATGTTGCCCGGAGGACTACTAGACCTTCAGTCTTCCGGATCTACGGTGCGCCGCTTCGGGTCCTCGGCGAAGGGGAGTCCTATCAACATCTTGGAGTCCCCACCGGGATGAAGGTGGACCAAACCCCGGTCGCCACCATCGCCAGATTGGAAGCCGAGACTGAGGCCGTCCTTCAGAGTGTACTGGCGCCTTGGCAGAAGTTGCACGCCTTGCGGACCTTCATCGTTCCGCAGTTGGAATTTAATCTCAAGACCGCGCGGATCCGCAAGGCTGCACCTAGGAGCCTGGACAGCAAGATCAAGTGTGGTGTGAAGAAGATCTTCAATGTTCCTTCCCGCGCCAGTGCCGAGTTGGTCTATCTTCCACCTTCCTGCGGCGGGGCTGGACTCGTCCCGCTGGCCGACCTCTCGGACCTGGCCGCCATCAACCACGCGTTCAGGCTCCTCACCTCACCGGATGCCAGGGTGGCTTCGCTTGCGTTGGAGGGATTAGCGGCTTCTGCGGGCCAGAGGAGTGCTGCCCGCGCCGGAATGGAGTTCCTTGTGGGATACCTCAACGGCGACTTCCCCGGGAACTCCAACGTTGCCACCACTTTTTCTGCCGCGCGGGCAGCTCTGAACAGGTTGAAGAAGCGCTTGCCTGACTTGCGCTGGGGCTGGTGTGCCGGCAGGGCAACTCTTCAAATTACGATCCCTGGGGACAGGGCCCTCAGGATCGTCGACAGGGGCTCCCGTCACGCGCTGTCCGCCAGTCTGCGCTCCTCGCTGCAGCAACACTTCAGGGCCACCCTTTCCGCGAAACCCGACCAGGGAAGGGTGGCCAGGGTCACCACCACCTGCGCCACTGCCAACCACATGCTGCACGAGGGGCGCTACACTCGTTTCGCGGACTGGCGGTTTGTTCACCGGGCCAGGCTGAATGTCCTTCCTCTCAACGGCTGCCGACGCTGGGGAGTCAACGATCGGCGTTGTAGGCGGTGTGGTCGACACGACGAGACCACCGCCCACGTGCTCTGCCACTGCACCTCCAGCCTCGCTACTGGCATCACGCGAAGACACAACGCCGTCCAGGATCTCCTCGTCGCGGCCATCAGACCTGCGGAGGGAGTTGAGGTCCGCGTGAACCAGCGGGTGCCCCTTCAAGCGCTGCTCCAAGGCCGTGAGGATGACTTCCCGGAGGAGATGGTGCGCTGCCGTCCGGATGTGGTGATGGTCGACGCTCACAACAAGATTGTCAAGATAGTCGACATCGCCGTTCCATACGAGGACGGCTGGCGGGCCATCGAAGCTGCGCGGGAGAGGAAGCTCGACGCCTATGGTCCACTCGCCCGGATGCTGACGGCCGGAGGCTATAGGACTTCCGTGGACGCGTTCGTCGTCGGCTCCCTGGGTGCGTGGGACAGTGCCAACCGGGGAACCCTGGCACGCCTCGGGGTCCACCGTAGATACGGCACATCCCTCTCCCGTCGCTGCGTCTCCGAGGCCATTCGCTGGAGCCGGGACATATATGTCACTCATGTATCCGGCGTCCAGCAGTGGCAAGACTGACCTTTGaccaagttttatatatatatatatatatatatatatatatatattgtagttatttatttattgcatgttacTTAGTATATATTGAcgattttaactatttatttgtgttattgcatgttttagtaatttattgaccCAGCTTTGATTGACACCTTCCCCTACCTTTTAAGACCTGACActgttaatataagtttattattatttagattaagatattTGGAAATTGTTAGAATTAAGACACTAGTTATGTAGCAAGAAAATAAAGGCACAAAATAGAAGCCCCAAATATCTGGTTCCGGATTTCAATGGTAAACAGTGGAAAAACACATGGGGGTGTTGTTTTATCGTATCTTATAGTCGTGTTTACCTACCTCCAAAATCCGTTGAGTGGCAAGGTGTTAACGTTCACCCAGTAGTTAAAATGGGTTTCGCGATCTGTATTATTGGAAGGTGGGGCATGTTGTAACGACCTGAGCCACCCTTCCTTGGTCCGGTTTCGGCTTCGTGGCACGGGTAATCCAGGCAATGGCTTATTCTGTTGACAATGACGCTCTTCCTCAAGCCAGGCACTACCAGCTGGAACGTTCGCCGTTCCTTGCTCCACCCCACCGGAGCTATGCTCTCATAGAAATctccattattaataatttagagGGGGCCATATATTGTAAATGGGGTTTGCCTCGTGGTTTTGGCCTCATACGTGGCAATTACGGTGCGAATAAGGAACTCCATCACAAGGTTAAAGAATACAAAAAGGAAAAGACTTCTTTAATGGACTCTTACTTTAAACGAAGTGGCTGGAATGACCCCGCCAGAGTACTGGATCGTCGTCGTATTCCACTCAAGCAAGCTCCTTACAACGGCAAGCTGAGCCTCCATGAGCACCGCATCGACATCTGATTGCGGGACACTCCCGAAAGTCTTCGTAAGGTATATCCACGTTAATCTAAGATCTCGACCCTGGAGACATGCCATATGTAGAAGCTTTTAAAGCTCGAAATGATCCATTACTCAACTCTAAAAATGCGTCATTTATCCACGATGACAGGCATTTCTTCAGGAGATGACGCGAGGCTAAGACGCAAGTTCGTTATCTCATCGGGGGCAGCCTTCTTGTGGATGTGCCTGTAGTTGACACTTCATAGAGAGCAGACAGGTAGGAACATATTAAACAATGTGGAAATCACGTGGCACAGAGTTTCCAAATGCCCATATTTGACGCCGTCCGGACCATGAGTTCTGTCGGTTCTCCAGAGTATTTTAGCTATTGCCCTAACCATAATATAGTATTTCAGTAGTGGTGGTGAAGCCGCAGGGGTTAGACCACATTTAGTTGAAGGTACAGCAGTATAGAAAACCATTACTGAGGAGGTGGATGTGACATAGCTTGCTATCCCCTAGGATATAACAAGTCAGCAAAAAGTTCTTTAGAACCTCCCATATACCGTATTTGGTGGAATCCCAATACAGTTTTCGAAGTGGTTTCTCCTTAGCAAGCAATGAAGATCAGTCCCTCGCAGATCTAGGCATGGTCTCGAATTCTGCATACGGAGAGTCGGCAGAAATCCATGCATTGAGCAGACATTGCAAAATTCCTCGGCTTGGCGCCTTGTCAGGGAGGGCCAGTGCGTTTCGTTGGTCTCACCTGGATATTCATTAGCAAGATGAAGCTGCCAGGACTTCGGTCGAAAGTTCGTTTCAACTAAGAATTTTCTTACTCCAATGCCTATTTACTCTTATCCAAAAAGGTGAGAAGTAATACTGGAAACATTTCCGAAgattttaggatatttttattcattcaaacgAAACACAAAAGTTGTAAAATCTATACTAAATGTTTCCTTGTATATATCATATGTAATGGAATAAAAGTGATGCATATAattcatgaaataaaacatttgaacgtTAGTTCAAAGAAAGTTTATTCTAAGTATAGacgaaattgtaaatattaatacgtCTAACCGAGTAAAAGCGTTGATAGTGTTAGAGAACTTTAATTTTCGGAAGTATAAGACGGAGTAGTAttcattaaatttactataaaatttgcTGGTGGTGACAAGGGGCAAAGTTGTTAGTATAGATTCGCGcgtgaaatatttggaaatattccaCTCCACTGGACAACCTGAGATTAATAAGGGTAATTAAGGAAAGTCGGTTCACATTGCCGATCAGAACTCACTGATGAAACATGATGTCATTTACATTCAATCAAATAGCAGTAAATGTTTTCactaattcttgttttattttaggtGTCTATGAACACGGTTtcttttactttatgtttattgtATCTTATACGCTCACGGCATAGCAGATATTGTCTGATGGTGCTTTTCAGATCCAGCTAGGTCCATCGTTGTGCCATTGCTTCATGTCTTCCAAATTGTTCGaacgtttatttttatgtatttctgttTCATATGATATATGATTTCGTTATGAAATACAACCTCTATAGGGCCAAATCACGATGGTGCTTTTAATAGCTAACTGAAAGCCTTCAACTGGGAACTTGTACATCGTCAACATTCTTCTTGTTCGCAGTAAATTGGTATTTACTTCCTTGGGGTATTGGCAGCCGACTTTCACCTCTGCCTGTTCCACGCATAGCTAGTGAAATAGAAACCTGGCAGGAGGAAGCGACAGACACACTCGTCCGTGTAGTTTTGGCTTATATCTGAGGTATAGACAAGTAAATGTCTAACACGGCTTATTATTCTACATTTTGAAGAC
This Homalodisca vitripennis isolate AUS2020 chromosome 3, UT_GWSS_2.1, whole genome shotgun sequence DNA region includes the following protein-coding sequences:
- the LOC124358304 gene encoding uncharacterized protein T26G10.4-like, which translates into the protein MKVDQTPVATIARLEAETEAVLQSVLAPWQKLHALRTFIVPQLEFNLKTARIRKAAPRSLDSKIKCGVKKIFNVPSRASAELVYLPPSCGGAGLVPLADLSDLAAINHAFRLLTSPDARVASLALEGLAASAGQRSAARAGMEFLVGYLNGDFPGNSNVATTFSAARAALNRLKKRLPDLRWGWCAGRATLQITIPGDRALRIVDRGSRHALSASLRSSLQQHFRATLSAKPDQGRVARVTTTCATANHMLHEGRYTRFADWRFVHRARLNVLPLNGCRRWGVNDRRCRRCGRHDETTAHVLCHCTSSLATGITRRHNAVQDLLVAAIRPAEGVEVRVNQRVPLQALLQGREDDFPEEMVRCRPDVVMVDAHNKIVKIVDIAVPYEDGWRAIEAARERKLDAYGPLARMLTAGGYRTSVDAFVVGSLGAWDSANRGTLARLGVHRRYGTSLSRRCVSEAIRWSRDIYVTHVSGVQQWQD